In Brassica napus cultivar Da-Ae chromosome A3, Da-Ae, whole genome shotgun sequence, the sequence CGTGAATggaattaaacaaataatttaatactAATTAGTTGGGAAAATTATAGATTATTCATGCGCCAGATTCAACTGCTCATCAATAAGCCAGCAGCAATGAGATTTATTGAAATATTATATTGGCATTGTGCTTCTTCTGCTCCCATTGTTCTTGCCCAATCTGAGAGTCATAAACATTAAGTATTAATCATTTCATGCATATCTGAGTAGAAAGAATCTAATCTTCTTGTGTGATTGTAGATATACGGTTTAATTCTCTTCAATGTGACCATGCCATGTACTCTAGAGTTTTCATTTTCACTCTAAATCTCCAGGTGGTGAAGATTAGACTTCAGCAACAGAAAGGATTGAGTCCCGAGCTTTTCAAGTACAAAGGTCCCATCCACTGTGCTCGTACCATCGTCAGAGAAGAATCCATTTTGGGTCTATGGTCTGGTGCTGCACCCACCGTTATGCGTAACGGCACCAACCAAGCTGTCATGTTCACTGCTAAAAACTCCTTTGACGTCCTCTTGTGGAACAAACACGAAGGCGACGGTCAAGCCTTGCAGCCCTGGCAATCCATGATCTCTGGGTTCTTAGCTGGTACCGCTGGTCCCTTCTGCACCGGACCCTTTGATGTGGTCAAGACCAGGTTGATGGCTCAGACCAGAGACGGTGAAGGTGGCCTGAAATACAAAGGGATGGTTCACGCCATTAGGACCATTTATGCTGAGGAAGGATTAGTGGCTCTATGGAGAGGATTGTTGCCGAGGCTGATGAGGATTCCTCCTGGACAAGCCATCATGTGGGCTGTTGCTGATCAGGTCACTGGTCTCTATGAAAAGAGATATCTCCTTAACGCACCTTTATAGAGAGTGTGAGAGAGACATTTGGTTCTTTACAAGTTATGAGTTTTTTGTTGGTTTATTTTTGTGAGGAATGGGAAAATCCAAATTCAATTCTCCCCTAGACATTTTGATAATAACGAAACACACTCTTAGGGATGTGTATTCAATTCAGACTAGTTTCATTTTAAAGGaagatttatatgattttatatgaaTTGGAAAGTttgatatgatttttgttaactataTTTGTTCTtcgaattttgaatttttttttaaaaaaaatgaatgcaACATGTTTTGCAGTGATttactcctttttttttcttttcagaaaaagaaatatttttttttttgaacaataaaaaatatatattttattgccattttataattaattattaaagccactttatatttttcagttttacTAATTTTACCAAACTCttccattttaattttagtagtaGTCTGAGACAATtactattataaattaaatactattatatgatacaattattaatataacataaataaataaacaaagaatattataatttgtaataaaacaccgattatatatatatatatatatatatatatatatatatatatatatatatatattttaagtgatTTAACTAAGCgttccaaaatgaaaaaaatgagctcattttattttaaaattttctaaaatcgaacatcaaattgttagaaattaatatttttcatgttCTTTGTTATTAAAATCTACTTGGATGAAATAACAATACAAATTTTGGTTCAGTgggtatttttattgttattctCTTTCGATAATACCcacatgttctttttttttttgaaaaaatgataCAACAAAGTTACATGTAAGTTTGTAACACATGTTTAGCAGTTCACGGGAAAAAGATAAGATCTGATCATATAActatgtgtttaaaaaaaaaagaaatcatatAACAATAGATTGTTGGAACCACGGCGACAAAGATGAGAAAAATAGTATTATTTAAAAGATCTAATCGAGTGAGGTAAGGTTTCTGTGAAAAACGATTATAATGATTCAATGCTAGTTTTACAGTCTCGTCTTCTGACTGGATTTCTTAGGTAACATTACTGGTGTGTGTGCATTCTGCAGACCTATATTGTCACTCATTCTCAACGTCCAGCTGCTCGAAGGTCCATTCGAATGCGGTCAGCGTACATTGGGAGACGGATGATCTCTCTTATTTCTTGAAGCAACACTTCCTCTGTGATGTTGTCGTTTATGCTTTTAATCACCTATATTTTTACACACAATAACACGAGGAAATAAATCaacattttttctctctttctaaaAATCAGATAGATCTGTCTGCTTTAAAACACTGACCTTACGAGCGGTGTTGATATCGTTTGGTGTAGTTTTGTCGACTCTGATACGCATGCTAACCCATACTTTCTTCTCCTTATCCCATGAACACTCTACAATCTTCCCATTGTAGCTTGACGGATCCGAACCATCTCTGAACTCAACCGTATATCCGTCCATAAGCTTTTTCTTCCCTCTTTCAAACAAGAAGAGCATCCTGCGACCTTCATCCTCCTCGCCCATCTCGAACAGAAAGTCTACCGAGTTCATTTCCGCATACTTCCACTTCAGCAGACCTTTATGCGTTCGGGGAACGTAAGGATCGTCCCAGCCCTGTTTTTATTAGTCCCCAATAACATATGTCAGCTCACGAAATGCAATCACTATGTGTGTATGTCTGCGTTCAGGAAAAACAGAAACATCTGAATATGGTTACCTGAAATATAAGGCCATCTGCTTCATGCGAAAGTGACGGAATGGTACCCTTCAAAAGCTTCTCAACTGTCGAGAGCAAATAAAAACCCTTCATCCGTACCTaagtaacaacaacaaaaattaacaacaaagaaaattaaaacatatggCGTGTGGCAGGAAAGGTGACTCACACCAAAAGGCTCCAGGTCATATCTGTAGCAATGATTCCTTTGCTTATCAACATCACGGCCTTTGATCACCTCGTGCACGACCATGTTCCATCTTTCACAGAATGTCCGCTGGTTCATTTTTAAGAATTAACTGTAAGTTTTCTAAAACACCTTACAGTAAGTAATAACACGGATATCAAAACCCAACGATGGAATAATGAAAGTGCCAACCTCTACGACTGATTCACCGTTGATTGCTACCAAGTCATATACGAGGTACCTCCTCCTCGCCTGCCCTTTTTCATTCATCGGATTATCTATAACCATTTCTCCATCAAGCAAAGTGAAATGATGTACTTGATCAGGTATTCCCTACCccccaaaacaaaaacaaaaacacggTAAGGGAATTCACAAGTTTTAGATATTCACACAATAAGGCCTCTAGgcaatgacaaaaaaattactCACTCCACTTGAGTGCCTACAGGGGAAACGCATCTGTACCCTTCGAAACTTAAAGCTCCTATCTATCAGATAGCAACCATCTATGGTTAAGAGCATCATATAACGTGTTCCATCTGCTTTCCATGTCGCATAATAGTAGCGCTGTCTCAAAAGTTGTAAACTCTCCCTGTGCACAAGTAGTAGTATTTGCAAAAAGAAAAGCTGTTAGATTCAACTACATTGAGAGACAAGGACTAATGAACCCCTAAAATGAAGAGCATTAGACTTGCTAAATCTTCATTGTATTCACTACCACAAGGCAGAGTCATACCTGTCTAAGGATACAGGGTGTGACCCTGGGAATTGTGCACATCCTCTTCCCTGTATCACAGCAAAAATTTAAtccagaaaaacaaaattaggcGAAATGAAATATTCCATAAGAACATATAGCCTAAAAATAACAGATAAAACATTTGAATTCTACCCCAATACTCATCATAAGCATCTTATAACAGAATTTTCGGTAAGCTTCTTCTTGATAATAGGGTATTTCATCACCCAATATGTCATCATTTGACATCGTCACAATCTCCTGACTGATTTCCTGAACCCACAAAAGGCAAACTCAGCAACAAACAAATGAGATCAGCAGTTCAGCACATCTGAAGCTTATAACTGCATGCGGGATATTGATTCTAATCGAAATTTCTGTGAATAGGTGTTAAACTTAAGAGCTTAATAAATAATAAGCACCACACGTACTTGGACAGGGCCAGGCtgagcatcatcatcatcatcaccatcaccgTCATCTTGATGAACTGCATCACCATTAAGATCAAGCTCGGTAGACCTCTTCCATTCAGGAGTTGGTGGGCAAGTAGCAGTCTCAGGCTTTATTTCGTGATAAAAAGTGTATAAAGCATCAATATAATCCGGTTTATAAATCCCAGGTGGGCGGGCATCAGAAAACATTTTCAACGCCTGCCACGAATGCCACACAGAGAGGTAAGATTCTCCATTCTAGAATAAATGAATCAATACAACGCGTGAGGTGAAGAAACTGAACCTGTGTAACGTTCATGGTGGGCATAGAGCGCATAAGATAATGAACTATCATGAACCCTGTCCGATTATGCCCATGAGTACAGTGGACGAGGATATACTTCTTTGGGTGTTTTTGATTAACGATGAACTGAATAGCCTGAGGATAGTACAATGTCCTTGAATAAGCTACTAACACAGTAGATAAAGGTTGATTGAATAGACGAAACAAGTACCTCGTTGACGAAGGAGTTTACAGAGACGTTATCCGGAACCGCATCACGACCCCTGCAAGCAATCtataaaagaaagataaaagcAATCCGGTAAAGGAGGTGGTGCAGACGATACAAACAtgattaaaaacatgaattgCATTCACCTTAACATGCTTGATGCCATCCTTCTTTAAGTCAAGTGTGGAATAGTAACGAGTTGTATTAGTTAGATCAATCACTAGACCAAGCTGAcatagaaaaaagaaagaagagtatGTTTAGGTCACAGAGGTCAGAGGAGAGTTGCACATAGCATAGAAAGAAGTGAAGAGATTACTTTTCGTCCACTGATTCTCTGGTTGCGGACGACTTGTTTAAAAGAGTATCTTTTGCCAGGAGGAACATGTTCGTTGTAAGATTCGCTAAGGGGAACCTTAGAAGGAATGATGCATCCTATCTCCAGACCAAAACCAGGACAATCCAGCCAACCTATTTGTCAGCAAAAAGAAGATCATACTACAGAATATAGAAGAACGTAAAAGGGAACACGATGTATGGAGAAAGTTGACCAATACCTTGAGGGATCTTGCTTTTATCATAGACTCTAGTATCACCATTGTTGTTGTGATGAAACTGGTGGTGATCACGGTGAGAGTTTCGGGAAGGCCTGTCAAGTCTCATCCTTTTGGTTCTTTCTTCACGCTCCTAAATTTAAACCAAATAccaaaactatataaatatcaTCCAAAAGCAGCAGCAGTAGCAtcataaagaaaagaaagaagtgGAGAGAATCAAATGGTACCCGTCTAGCGATCTCAACAGCAGACTCTGCTCGGGGTTCAAGGCGTCTCTTAAGAAAAGGATCCTCCTCTTCTTCGGGCTCTGGTGAAGCATTTAGGTCCATCGCAGCAGATAATCAAATTGGCAGAAAGCAATCCAAAATCGCCAAATTGGATTCTCTACAAAGCTTAATTTGAATCAGGATATATACACAAAGTCATCAAAGGTTAAGGAGATGCGACGATCCTTTCCGTTTCTAATGATTTCAATTGAAAATGAGGAAGGCAAACAGAATCAAGCGGAGAATCAATCCAAATAATATCAATCATATGAGAATCGAAGACGGCGGGAATATGGAAAACTGAAATCAAAACCCTACCGGAGATAAAGAgagtcgtcgtcgtcgtcgtcgatGAAAGAAGGAAGAGAGCAGCAATCAACAATACTCGCATTAATATATACTTAAGGGTAAAACCGGTATGTAAAAGTTGGTAATAAAAAGCACGGGTATATCGGACGGCTGATATACGTTGCTGGTGGAAACTCGATGATGTATCTTACGCCACGTGTAAATAGGTTCAGGTTATTTCGTAATTTCGGTTACACACCTTCTTCTTGCCTATAAATATCTGAAGCTCTTCTCATTTATGCTCCTCCCGTTGaataaatttcagaaaaaagccaccgaaaaaaaaaatcacagagAAAGTAGCcaagaagagagaaaatattgaaatattcTCTTGGATCTGCAGATTTTGCTCACGCATTCTCCAGAATCTGGCGAATTCGTTCTTCGTATTGACGAATTCTCGATGAATCGTTTAGGTCAGAAGTCGGTGGTCTACCACGGAGAGTTGCGTCTGGGGGAGCTTGATGTGAAGCAGGTCTCTTCCTCCTCCGGCAACAACGAATTTCGCTTCCCTAACGACGAGATTCGAATCCACCACGTTTCTCCTGCCGGCGAGAGGTGTCCTCCGCTCGCCATTCTCCAGACTATCGCTTCTTTCTCCGTTCGTTGCAAGCTTGAGTCCTCCGCTCCGGTCAAACCTCCCGAGTTGATGCGTCTTCACGCCGTCTGTTTCCATGAATTGAAGGTTAgcattttaaattgattattattatatatagtttcaaTTTTAACATGAACTTTGATTTGGTGGTGATTATAGACTGCGGTGGTATTGCTGGGAGAAACGGAGATTCATTTGGTGGCGATGCCGAGCAAGGAGAAGAAGTTCCCTTGTTTCTGGTGTTTCTCACTCCCTTTAGGTCTTTATGATTCCTGTTTAAGGATGCTCAACACTCGATGTCTCTCTATTGTCTTTGATCTTGATGAGACTCTCATTGTTGCCCATACCATGAAGTCCTTTGAGGATCGCATCGAAGCTCTCAAGGTTTGGATCTCCCGGGAGGTTGATCCTGTCAGGATTCATGGAATGTCCGCTGAGCTTAAAAGGTTTATGGATGATAGGATGCTCCTCAAGCAGTATATTGATAATGACTATGCTTTTGATAACGGTGTTTTGCTCAAGGCTCAGCGTGAGGAGGTCCGCCCTACTCCTGACGGCCTCGAGAAAGTTTATAGACCTGTCATTAGATTGCCTGAAAAGAATACCGTTCTTACTCGTATCAATCCTGAGGTTAGAACAAGATCTATCTGTGTTGTCCTTGtatcatattatctaatttattggccttaatcaagtttttgtCTCCTGTCTGGGGGTTGTTTCTGATGCAGATCCGTGACACTAGTGTGCTTGTAAAACTTAGACCAGCGTGGGAGGAGTTAAGGAGCTATTTGACAGCAAACACTAGGAAACGCTTTGAAGTTTATGTTTGTACCATGGCTGAAAGGGACTATGCTTTGGAAATGTGGAGATTACTCGATCCGGAAGCGCACCTGATAGGCCTCAAGGAGCTTCGAGATCGTATTGTATGCGTTAAACCAGGTCAAAACTCATCTCTGGCTTCTTTCATACCCGTGACTTTGGTTTTAGTACGTAGGTGGGCCATGCTGCCATTGGTGGTAGCTTTCTTAATTTTGTACATCTCTTTCATTACTGTTTTTGTTCTGAATTGTTATTTTATACTTTGCCTCTTCTCTCGTGCCTGATTTGATTTGCTTACCTCTCAGTTCTAACCTTATCATcttaaccaaaaatatattcaCCTTTTTCTTACTCTTTGCATAGCAGATGCCAAGAAATCGTTGTTAAATGTCTTCAAAGGTGGCATATGCCACCCTAAAATGGCAATGGTTATTGATGATCGTGTTAAGGTTTGGGAGGACAAGGATCAACCACGGGTTCATGTTGTTCCTGCATATCTTCCATATTATGCTCCACAGGCAGAGGCATGTTGTTGCTCTTGAATTCTGATTATTAAGCTGAGAATTTAATACTCTTATCCTTTCATTTTTCATGTGGGTATCTAACCAATTTCTTGTGTCCATTTATCAGACAGCCCTTCCCGTTCCAATTCTTTGCGTAGCAAGAAATGTTGCATGCAATGTCAGAGGTTACTTTTtcaagtaagttttttttttctttgtttaaagTAATGAATTCATGCTGGTTGTTCTTACGGTTCTGGACATATGTGCCAGGGAATTTGACGAGAGTTTAATGAGTAGTATATCTTTGGTTTACCATGAAGATGATGTGGAAACTTTACCCCCTTCACCGGATGTGAGCAACTATGTCATTATAGAGGTAAGTTTTAGTTAGAATTTTATCCTTATAGAATGTACTGCACAGAAACTTGGCCCAATCTAGCTACATTTTTTCTGCAGGATCCTGGCTTTGCCTCAAATGGAAACATAACTGCTCCTCCAGTTATCGAAGGAATGTGTGGGGGTGAAGTGGAACGCAGACTAAACCAAGCGGTCAGTAAAATAGATACAAAATTAGAGATTTTTTTGTCAGTTATAATCTGATTTTCTGTTGACTTTTGGATTTCTCGGGATGAGAAGTCTGCAGCTGATTCTTCTACTCCTGCAACGAGTAACGCTGAGCAGAAATCTGAAACCCCCAAGCCGCAGATAGCAGTTATACCAAATAACGCTAGCACAACAACTGCAGCAGCATTGTTACCTTCTCATAGTAAGAACTTTTAATTCGGATTTTTGAACTTGGAACAGTTAATATTTTTGCCTCTGACGTTTTCTATCTTTTGTGTTCAATCAAAATCTAGAACCTAGTTTGCTTGGAGCTCCTAGACGAGATGGCTTCACTTTTTCTGATGGTGGAAGACCTCTTATGATGAGGCCTGGTGTTGATATAAGAAACCAGAACTTCAATCAGCCTCCTCTTCTGTCTCGGATTCCTATGCAACCACCTTCGTCTTCTATGCATCCTCAGGGTGGTTGGTTGGTAGATGACGAGAACAGAGCTCCTTTTCCTGGTCGACCTGCAGGAGGTTATTCAAATCAGCTTCCTCATGGTATACAAGGTTCTGCTCCTGTCACAAACCCATCCCACTTGAGGAGCGAAGAGGTAGGTTTAGTATTCTATGTATTTATCTTTCGACATCAAAACTATACT encodes:
- the LOC106427342 gene encoding mitochondrial succinate-fumarate transporter 1, which gives rise to MSSSAKTDSKSQASIPPYMKAISGSLGGVVEACCLQPIDVIKTRLQLDRGGAYKGIAHCGSTVVRTEGVRALWKGLTPFATHLTLKYTLRMGSNAMFQTVFKDSETGKVSNHGRLLSGFGAGVLEALAIVTPFEVVKIRLQQQKGLSPELFKYKGPIHCARTIVREESILGLWSGAAPTVMRNGTNQAVMFTAKNSFDVLLWNKHEGDGQALQPWQSMISGFLAGTAGPFCTGPFDVVKTRLMAQTRDGEGGLKYKGMVHAIRTIYAEEGLVALWRGLLPRLMRIPPGQAIMWAVADQVTGLYEKRYLLNAPL
- the LOC106427351 gene encoding mRNA-capping enzyme-like; this encodes MDLNASPEPEEEEDPFLKRRLEPRAESAVEIARREREERTKRMRLDRPSRNSHRDHHQFHHNNNGDTRVYDKSKIPQGWLDCPGFGLEIGCIIPSKVPLSESYNEHVPPGKRYSFKQVVRNQRISGRKLGLVIDLTNTTRYYSTLDLKKDGIKHVKIACRGRDAVPDNVSVNSFVNEAIQFIVNQKHPKKYILVHCTHGHNRTGFMIVHYLMRSMPTMNVTQALKMFSDARPPGIYKPDYIDALYTFYHEIKPETATCPPTPEWKRSTELDLNGDAVHQDDGDGDDDDDAQPGPVQEISQEIVTMSNDDILGDEIPYYQEEAYRKFCYKMLMMSIGGRGCAQFPGSHPVSLDRESLQLLRQRYYYATWKADGTRYMMLLTIDGCYLIDRSFKFRRVQMRFPCRHSSGGIPDQVHHFTLLDGEMVIDNPMNEKGQARRRYLVYDLVAINGESVVERTFCERWNMVVHEVIKGRDVDKQRNHCYRYDLEPFGVRMKGFYLLSTVEKLLKGTIPSLSHEADGLIFQGWDDPYVPRTHKGLLKWKYAEMNSVDFLFEMGEEDEGRRMLFLFERGKKKLMDGYTVEFRDGSDPSSYNGKIVECSWDKEKKVWVSMRIRVDKTTPNDINTARKVIKSINDNITEEVLLQEIREIIRLPMYADRIRMDLRAAGR
- the LOC106427367 gene encoding RNA polymerase II C-terminal domain phosphatase-like 2 isoform X1; protein product: MNRLGQKSVVYHGELRLGELDVKQVSSSSGNNEFRFPNDEIRIHHVSPAGERCPPLAILQTIASFSVRCKLESSAPVKPPELMRLHAVCFHELKTAVVLLGETEIHLVAMPSKEKKFPCFWCFSLPLGLYDSCLRMLNTRCLSIVFDLDETLIVAHTMKSFEDRIEALKVWISREVDPVRIHGMSAELKRFMDDRMLLKQYIDNDYAFDNGVLLKAQREEVRPTPDGLEKVYRPVIRLPEKNTVLTRINPEIRDTSVLVKLRPAWEELRSYLTANTRKRFEVYVCTMAERDYALEMWRLLDPEAHLIGLKELRDRIVCVKPDAKKSLLNVFKGGICHPKMAMVIDDRVKVWEDKDQPRVHVVPAYLPYYAPQAETALPVPILCVARNVACNVRGYFFKEFDESLMSSISLVYHEDDVETLPPSPDVSNYVIIEDPGFASNGNITAPPVIEGMCGGEVERRLNQASAADSSTPATSNAEQKSETPKPQIAVIPNNASTTTAAALLPSHKPSLLGAPRRDGFTFSDGGRPLMMRPGVDIRNQNFNQPPLLSRIPMQPPSSSMHPQGGWLVDDENRAPFPGRPAGGYSNQLPHGIQGSAPVTNPSHLRSEEICVDDDLKRQNASRQPTEGQSQLVSNGGEHHADSGKSNGGQSHLFVSALQEIGRRCGSKVEFRTVMSTNRELQFSVEVLFTGEKIGIGMAKTKKEAHQQAAENALRSLAEKYVAYVSPIAGETEKGSKNENGFLWENNEAIGNEGLEEEEAT
- the LOC106427367 gene encoding RNA polymerase II C-terminal domain phosphatase-like 2 isoform X2, yielding MNRLGQKSVVYHGELRLGELDVKQVSSSSGNNEFRFPNDEIRIHHVSPAGERCPPLAILQTIASFSVRCKLESSAPVKPPELMRLHAVCFHELKTAVVLLGETEIHLVAMPSKEKKFPCFWCFSLPLGLYDSCLRMLNTRCLSIVFDLDETLIVAHTMKSFEDRIEALKVWISREVDPVRIHGMSAELKRFMDDRMLLKQYIDNDYAFDNGVLLKAQREEVRPTPDGLEKVYRPVIRLPEKNTVLTRINPEIRDTSVLVKLRPAWEELRSYLTANTRKRFEVYVCTMAERDYALEMWRLLDPEAHLIGLKELRDRIVCVKPDAKKSLLNVFKGGICHPKMAMVIDDRVKVWEDKDQPRVHVVPAYLPYYAPQAETALPVPILCVARNVACNVRGYFFKEFDESLMSSISLVYHEDDVETLPPSPDVSNYVIIEDPGFASNGNITAPPVIEGMCGGEVERRLNQASAADSSTPATSNAEQKSETPKPQIAVIPNNASTTTAAALLPSHKPSLLGAPRRDGFTFSDGGRPLMMRPGVDIRNQNFNQPPLLSRIPMQPPSSSMHPQGGWLVDDENRAPFPGRPAGGYSNQLPHGIQGSAPVTNPSHLRSEEICVDDDLKRQNASRQPTACFQCTSSSAAL